A single genomic interval of Nitratidesulfovibrio sp. SRB-5 harbors:
- a CDS encoding UDP-N-acetylglucosamine 2-epimerase, protein MADNVVHIPAQRRARVMLVVDSRAQAIACAPVVRALREGAARFHPIVVSAGLHRDRFVPTLRDLDMECDIDLSLPGDIDEGQFHLLAGNAVLRFGLVVSRLRPDIVLVQGASATALAVALTAFHNNVPVAHIDAGPHGQQAGTPSPEEGNRRCIAAVASLHFAATKEAREALLHDGVDDARIAVTGATVAESLHRFAEASQAGSPAPEGAMHHDDATISRVHAVQTTGRGTNRHTGGDAGQTMGAAAHAPKVPDIRPVSLRRVPKRARDAADIAATPVPAAPATARAARPLPHGHRVLVSLHGLHASPQALKDICAAVRELALARRDTGFLVPVGSHRPLRDAAIPLLGALPNVHLMPVPPLPEFVACLRAARLVLTDAADVLEQAAALGVPVLALRATPHLPGAVRAGRARLVGTDKAAILRETAALLDDGAHHAAMAAACTAPGDDNASRRITLALDRFMTGLAPLLPPHAEFRA, encoded by the coding sequence ATGGCAGACAACGTCGTTCACATTCCCGCCCAGCGCCGGGCCAGGGTGATGCTGGTGGTGGACTCGCGCGCCCAGGCCATCGCCTGCGCACCCGTGGTGCGCGCCCTGCGCGAGGGCGCCGCCCGGTTCCACCCCATCGTGGTAAGCGCGGGCCTGCACCGCGACCGTTTCGTGCCCACCCTGCGCGATCTGGACATGGAGTGCGACATCGACCTCAGCCTGCCCGGCGACATCGACGAGGGCCAGTTCCACCTGCTGGCGGGCAACGCGGTGCTGCGCTTCGGGTTGGTGGTCTCGCGCCTCAGGCCGGACATCGTACTGGTGCAGGGTGCCTCCGCCACGGCCCTGGCCGTGGCGCTGACCGCCTTTCACAACAACGTGCCGGTGGCCCACATCGACGCCGGACCACACGGGCAGCAGGCGGGCACCCCATCGCCCGAGGAAGGCAACCGCCGCTGCATCGCCGCCGTGGCATCGCTGCATTTCGCCGCCACGAAAGAGGCGCGCGAGGCGCTGCTGCACGATGGCGTGGACGACGCGCGCATTGCCGTCACCGGAGCCACCGTGGCGGAAAGCCTGCACCGGTTCGCGGAAGCCAGCCAGGCGGGCAGCCCGGCCCCGGAAGGCGCGATGCATCACGACGACGCCACCATTTCCCGCGTCCATGCCGTCCAAACCACGGGACGGGGCACGAACCGGCACACGGGGGGGGACGCCGGACAGACCATGGGCGCCGCCGCGCACGCCCCGAAAGTTCCGGATATCCGCCCGGTGTCCCTCAGAAGGGTGCCCAAACGTGCCCGTGATGCGGCGGACATCGCGGCCACGCCGGTGCCCGCCGCCCCGGCCACGGCACGCGCCGCCCGGCCCCTTCCCCATGGACATCGCGTGCTGGTAAGCCTGCACGGCCTGCACGCCAGCCCGCAGGCGCTGAAGGACATCTGCGCCGCAGTGCGCGAACTGGCCCTGGCCCGTCGCGACACAGGCTTTCTGGTGCCGGTGGGCAGCCACCGCCCCCTGCGCGATGCGGCCATTCCCCTGTTGGGCGCACTGCCCAACGTGCACCTGATGCCGGTGCCCCCGCTGCCGGAATTCGTGGCCTGCCTGCGCGCCGCCCGCCTGGTGCTGACCGACGCGGCGGACGTGCTGGAACAGGCCGCCGCGCTGGGCGTGCCCGTGCTGGCCCTGCGCGCCACCCCGCACCTGCCCGGCGCGGTGCGTGCCGGACGCGCCCGGCTGGTGGGAACGGACAAGGCCGCCATCCTGCGCGAGACGGCGGCCCTTCTGGATGATGGCGCACATCACGCGGCCATGGCGGCGGCCTGCACAGCCCCCGGCGACGACAATGCATCCCGGCGCATCACCCTGGCGCTGGACCGGTTCATGACCGGCCTGGCCCCGCTGCTGCCCCCGCACGCGGAATTCCGGGCCTAG
- a CDS encoding PAS domain S-box protein — protein sequence MAADGHHDHGIVATGPEPAHSDRPDDPGNVPGGAPSGSPPGAARSTPSDVPTGAESGDVAQQHRLLLEHLPGAYSLHEMLWDEHGQPRDYRFLDVNPAFEDMTGLSRERVLGRTLFEVLPGIERKWVDIYGRVVSTGQSASFEHRDELMGRHWDVRAWCAGPNRFAVVFSDATRCRVMEGELRRSAAMQRAMIRNIPFDFWARDASGRVVMQSDISVALWGDLTNSPDSERDVPQATRAGWQDINTRVMAGETVRHEHEVQLPDGARRVFASMVTPIRDETADGLLGILGINIDITEQRAAEQALRRSEARFRSLIENALNLPVQGYDRERRVFFWNAASERLYGFTRQEAVGRRLEELIIPEDMADEVRRDMARWVETGIAPRAGELRLRHKDGGPVAVYSSHVALQGPGGEPEMYCIDVDLNNLRRAELALRESEQRFRTLVANLPGVVYRCEATSPWRALFVSDQVEQLTGHPAAEYQQGGLPLEHIIHPDDRAGVIADMAAATDPDGYFSLEYRVLHEDGTLRAVMEQGRRVHDEAGREFLDGVILDVTPLRQALGDLAAARDFLDAVMEAMPSALAGVGPDGLVIHWNRAAEEASGISRDAARGRPAADVLARLVGATPQVHEAVALRQAARFEGVPRVTDGRLRHLDVMLFPLSGQGAAPGVPGAVIVRVDDVTERARLADMLVQTEKMLSVGGLAGGMAHELNNPLGAVLQGVQNIIRRLDPDMAANAQAARDAGVSLVAMRTYMEARRISEMLEGIRDAGARAADIIATMLEFTRPGQGRRTTARAHALAERALALAGSDYDLRRQYDFRKLHVVRDYAESVDTLTCVPTEIEQVLLNLFKNAAHAMAEKDYPAGQTPALHVSTRREGDEVVIVVEDNGPGMEPDVRRRVFEPFFTTKPPGVGTGLGLAVSYFIVVRTHGGSITCDGVPGEGARFTVRLPARQAVDS from the coding sequence ATGGCAGCCGATGGCCACCACGATCACGGCATCGTCGCAACCGGGCCGGAGCCCGCGCATTCCGATCGTCCGGATGACCCCGGCAATGTTCCCGGCGGCGCTCCGTCGGGTTCTCCGCCCGGTGCCGCGCGCAGTACGCCGTCCGATGTCCCGACGGGTGCGGAATCCGGTGACGTGGCCCAGCAGCATCGCCTGCTGCTGGAGCATCTGCCCGGTGCCTATTCCCTGCACGAAATGCTCTGGGACGAGCACGGCCAACCACGCGACTACCGGTTTCTCGACGTCAATCCCGCCTTCGAGGACATGACCGGCCTTTCCCGCGAAAGGGTGCTGGGGCGCACACTGTTTGAAGTGCTGCCCGGCATCGAGCGCAAGTGGGTGGACATCTACGGCAGGGTGGTCTCCACCGGCCAAAGCGCCTCCTTCGAACACCGCGACGAACTGATGGGCAGGCACTGGGATGTGCGGGCCTGGTGCGCGGGGCCGAACCGGTTCGCGGTGGTCTTTTCCGATGCCACCCGCTGCCGGGTCATGGAGGGCGAACTGCGCCGCTCGGCGGCCATGCAGCGGGCCATGATCCGCAACATCCCCTTCGATTTCTGGGCCCGCGACGCCAGTGGCCGCGTGGTCATGCAAAGCGACATTTCCGTGGCCCTGTGGGGGGACCTGACCAACTCGCCCGACAGCGAGCGGGACGTGCCACAGGCCACCCGCGCCGGGTGGCAGGACATCAACACCCGAGTAATGGCGGGCGAGACGGTGCGCCACGAGCACGAGGTGCAACTGCCGGACGGCGCCCGACGCGTCTTCGCCAGCATGGTCACCCCCATCCGCGACGAGACGGCCGACGGCCTGCTCGGCATTCTCGGCATCAACATCGACATCACCGAACAGCGCGCCGCGGAACAGGCCCTGCGCCGCAGCGAGGCGCGGTTCCGCTCGCTGATCGAGAACGCCCTGAACCTGCCGGTGCAGGGTTACGACCGCGAGCGGCGGGTGTTCTTCTGGAACGCCGCCAGCGAACGGCTGTACGGCTTCACCCGCCAGGAGGCCGTGGGCAGGCGGCTGGAGGAACTGATCATTCCCGAGGACATGGCCGACGAGGTGCGCCGCGACATGGCCCGCTGGGTGGAAACCGGCATTGCCCCCCGCGCGGGCGAATTGCGCCTGCGCCACAAGGACGGCGGCCCGGTGGCGGTGTATTCTTCGCACGTGGCGTTGCAGGGGCCGGGCGGCGAGCCGGAGATGTACTGCATCGACGTGGACCTCAACAACCTGCGCCGCGCCGAACTGGCCCTGCGCGAGAGCGAGCAGCGCTTCCGCACGCTGGTGGCCAACCTGCCGGGCGTGGTCTACCGCTGCGAGGCCACGTCGCCGTGGCGGGCGCTGTTCGTCTCCGACCAGGTGGAACAGTTGACCGGGCATCCGGCGGCGGAATACCAGCAGGGCGGCCTGCCCCTTGAACACATCATCCACCCCGACGACCGCGCCGGGGTCATCGCGGACATGGCGGCGGCCACCGATCCGGACGGGTATTTTTCGCTGGAATACCGGGTGCTGCACGAGGACGGCACCCTGCGCGCGGTCATGGAGCAGGGTCGGCGGGTGCACGACGAGGCGGGCAGGGAGTTTCTGGACGGGGTGATCCTGGACGTCACCCCCCTGCGCCAGGCCCTGGGCGACCTTGCCGCCGCGCGCGACTTCCTGGACGCGGTGATGGAGGCCATGCCCTCGGCCTTGGCCGGGGTGGGGCCGGACGGCCTGGTCATCCACTGGAACCGCGCGGCGGAAGAGGCGTCCGGAATTTCGCGCGATGCCGCGCGCGGGCGCCCGGCAGCGGACGTGCTGGCCCGGCTGGTGGGCGCGACCCCCCAGGTGCACGAGGCCGTGGCCCTGCGGCAGGCCGCCCGGTTCGAGGGAGTGCCCCGCGTGACGGACGGGCGGCTGCGCCATCTGGACGTGATGCTGTTTCCCCTTTCGGGGCAGGGTGCCGCGCCCGGCGTGCCGGGGGCCGTCATCGTGCGGGTGGATGACGTCACGGAGCGCGCCCGTCTGGCCGACATGCTGGTGCAGACCGAAAAGATGCTGTCCGTGGGCGGGCTTGCGGGCGGCATGGCGCATGAGCTGAACAACCCGCTGGGGGCGGTGTTGCAGGGCGTGCAGAACATCATCCGCAGGCTGGACCCGGATATGGCCGCCAACGCACAGGCCGCGCGCGATGCCGGGGTGTCCCTTGTGGCCATGCGCACCTACATGGAGGCCCGGCGCATTTCCGAAATGCTGGAAGGCATTCGCGATGCGGGCGCCCGCGCGGCGGACATCATCGCCACCATGCTGGAATTCACGCGGCCTGGGCAGGGGCGGCGCACCACGGCGCGGGCGCACGCCCTGGCCGAACGGGCGCTGGCCCTGGCGGGCAGCGACTATGACCTGCGCCGCCAGTACGACTTCCGCAAGCTGCACGTGGTGCGCGATTACGCCGAAAGCGTCGATACCCTGACCTGCGTGCCCACCGAGATCGAGCAGGTGCTGCTGAACCTGTTCAAGAACGCGGCCCATGCCATGGCGGAAAAGGACTATCCCGCCGGACAGACCCCCGCCCTGCACGTGAGCACCCGGCGCGAGGGCGACGAGGTGGTCATCGTGGTCGAGGACAACGGGCCGGGCATGGAGCCGGACGTGCGGCGGCGGGTGTTCGAGCCGTTCTTCACCACCAAGCCTCCGGGCGTGGGCACCGGGCTGGGGCTTGCGGTCAGCTACTTCATCGTGGTGCGTACCCACGGGGGCAGCATTACCTGCGACGGCGTGCCCGGAGAGGGCGCCCGGTTCACCGTGCGGCTGCCCGCCCGACAGGCGGTGGACAGCTAG
- a CDS encoding twin-arginine translocase TatA/TatE family subunit, with the protein MIGELFQPMHLLVLGIVALFVFGPDKLPQLGRTLGKAVRELRGAMNEPDEVTKDNTK; encoded by the coding sequence ATGATCGGAGAATTGTTTCAGCCGATGCATCTGCTGGTGTTGGGCATAGTGGCCCTGTTCGTTTTCGGGCCGGACAAGCTGCCCCAGCTGGGACGGACATTGGGCAAGGCCGTGCGCGAACTGCGCGGGGCCATGAACGAACCCGACGAGGTCACCAAGGACAACACGAAGTAG
- a CDS encoding nucleoside recognition domain-containing protein yields MPHPRQHDASAPPQQPSAPGVPSSSSEFPAGHVHGHASGPGSGHGRALHARASGEGKGGGRRASRLGLALPLLACAVALGAILARDPRLLAWHAAWPGLVRPLLHMLMIMGVGLAVGLAVEAFGWTPLLARLARPVTRWGRLPDDSGAAFATAFLSAAAANSLLMEAHTAGRLSARELRLSYLLNSGLPVFLLHLPTTFFVVGPLARTAGIIYLTLNGVAALLRTALVLLLTRRAEPADTSGAKDTSGAKDGKGDGRGPLPTGQGAPHSGASHSGVVTVHGQHGTQGARQDGPAAPAQRLRAALALVGTRFRRRIGRMALFTAPTYLAMYALHQVGVFDTLRDLAAGAAGGAAGGFGMGILPVQAAGVVIFSAAAEFSSGVAAAAALLDAGSLDTAQTALALVLGTIVATPIRALRHQLPAHTGIFTPRLGLVLLVQSQLFRVASLAAVTAAWWLAAH; encoded by the coding sequence ATGCCGCACCCCCGCCAGCACGACGCATCCGCTCCGCCCCAGCAGCCCTCCGCACCGGGCGTGCCATCGTCCTCGTCCGAGTTCCCCGCAGGCCACGTGCACGGCCACGCGTCCGGTCCCGGGTCCGGTCACGGTCGCGCCCTCCACGCAAGGGCGAGTGGAGAGGGCAAGGGCGGTGGCCGCCGCGCGTCACGCCTGGGGCTGGCGCTGCCGCTGCTGGCCTGCGCCGTGGCCCTGGGGGCCATCCTGGCGCGCGACCCCCGGCTGCTGGCCTGGCACGCCGCGTGGCCGGGACTGGTGCGCCCCTTGCTGCACATGCTGATGATCATGGGCGTGGGGTTGGCCGTGGGACTGGCCGTGGAAGCCTTTGGCTGGACGCCGCTGCTGGCCCGACTGGCCCGTCCGGTAACCCGCTGGGGCCGCCTGCCCGACGACAGCGGCGCGGCCTTTGCCACGGCCTTCCTGTCCGCCGCCGCGGCCAACTCGCTGCTCATGGAGGCGCACACCGCCGGGCGGTTGTCCGCGCGCGAACTGCGCCTGTCGTACCTGCTCAATTCCGGCCTGCCGGTCTTTCTGCTGCACCTGCCCACCACGTTCTTCGTGGTGGGGCCGCTGGCGCGCACGGCAGGCATCATCTACCTGACGCTGAACGGCGTGGCCGCGCTGCTGCGCACGGCGCTGGTGCTGCTGCTTACCCGCCGGGCGGAACCGGCGGACACGAGCGGCGCCAAGGACACGAGCGGTGCCAAGGACGGGAAAGGAGACGGGCGCGGGCCACTTCCCACCGGTCAGGGGGCACCCCATTCCGGCGCATCCCATTCCGGCGTCGTGACCGTGCACGGGCAACACGGGACACAGGGGGCCCGGCAGGATGGGCCCGCCGCCCCAGCCCAGCGCCTGAGGGCGGCACTGGCGCTGGTGGGCACCCGGTTCCGCCGCCGCATAGGCCGCATGGCCCTGTTCACCGCGCCCACCTATCTTGCCATGTACGCCCTGCATCAGGTCGGGGTGTTCGACACCCTGCGCGACCTTGCAGCGGGGGCGGCAGGCGGTGCCGCCGGGGGCTTCGGCATGGGCATCCTGCCGGTGCAGGCAGCAGGGGTGGTGATATTTTCCGCCGCCGCAGAATTCTCGTCCGGGGTGGCCGCTGCCGCCGCCCTGCTGGACGCCGGTTCGCTGGACACGGCCCAGACCGCGCTGGCGCTGGTGCTGGGCACCATCGTGGCCACCCCCATCCGGGCGCTGCGCCACCAGCTGCCCGCGCACACCGGCATCTTCACACCCCGCCTGGGGCTGGTGCTGCTGGTGCAGAGCCAGCTGTTCCGCGTGGCCAGCCTGGCCGCCGTCACCGCCGCATGGTGGCTGGCCGCCCACTGA
- a CDS encoding chemotaxis protein gives MGQTGILLESGTNELEIVEFFVDEAAPDGAVSDGLERPSTASGGPGGAPEGLGVDDACVAEVPTRGAFGAAAPLACGSLRRRYGVNVAKVVEIIRMQPITALPQMPHPAVLGAFPHRDGRVIPLVDLAKYLGIPRDTSGEPKIIVTEFNTVITGFMVSGVNRIHRISWTDVEAPGRFLQEASRNSITGMVRLDERVVFLLDMESIVAEMHPDLSIRMERPLASASAGERGQGADAASGTTEAVPPDAQPDLPPRRYRILHADDSGSVRRLVRNLMEASGRFELLQANDGQEAWDMLDGLRREAESRGVPLSDLVQAVVSDIEMPRMDGLTLCRRIKEDSALRALPVALFSSLVSERLGHKGESVGADAQFAKPDLQQLSQKVLELLGESA, from the coding sequence ATGGGGCAGACCGGCATTCTGCTGGAATCGGGCACCAATGAACTCGAGATCGTCGAGTTTTTCGTGGACGAGGCCGCGCCGGATGGCGCGGTATCCGACGGTCTGGAGCGTCCCAGTACCGCGTCTGGCGGACCTGGCGGCGCGCCCGAAGGCCTGGGCGTGGACGACGCCTGCGTGGCCGAAGTGCCGACCAGGGGGGCCTTTGGCGCTGCTGCCCCGCTCGCGTGCGGCTCGTTGCGGCGTCGGTATGGCGTCAACGTGGCCAAGGTGGTGGAAATCATCCGCATGCAGCCCATCACCGCACTGCCGCAAATGCCTCATCCGGCGGTGCTGGGGGCCTTTCCGCACCGCGACGGGCGGGTCATCCCGCTGGTGGATCTGGCGAAGTACCTGGGCATCCCGCGCGACACCAGCGGCGAGCCCAAGATCATCGTCACCGAATTCAACACCGTGATCACCGGATTCATGGTGTCCGGGGTGAACCGCATCCACCGCATCAGCTGGACCGACGTGGAGGCCCCGGGCCGCTTCCTGCAGGAGGCCAGCCGCAATTCCATCACCGGCATGGTCCGGCTGGACGAGCGGGTGGTGTTTCTGCTGGACATGGAAAGCATCGTGGCCGAGATGCACCCGGACCTGTCCATACGCATGGAACGGCCCCTGGCTTCGGCATCCGCCGGAGAGCGGGGGCAGGGGGCGGATGCCGCCAGCGGGACCACGGAAGCCGTGCCGCCGGACGCGCAGCCGGATCTGCCGCCGCGCCGTTACCGCATTCTGCACGCCGACGATTCCGGCAGCGTGCGCCGTCTGGTGCGCAACCTGATGGAGGCCAGCGGGCGGTTCGAACTGCTGCAGGCCAACGACGGACAGGAAGCGTGGGACATGCTGGACGGCCTGCGCCGCGAGGCCGAATCAAGGGGCGTGCCCCTGTCCGATCTGGTGCAGGCCGTGGTCTCCGACATCGAAATGCCGCGCATGGACGGGCTGACCCTGTGCCGCCGCATCAAGGAAGATTCCGCGCTGCGCGCCCTGCCCGTGGCGCTGTTTTCGTCGCTGGTCTCGGAACGGCTGGGGCACAAGGGCGAATCGGTGGGCGCGGACGCGCAGTTCGCCAAGCCCGATTTGCAGCAACTCAGCCAGAAGGTGCTGGAACTGCTGGGCGAATCCGCCTGA
- a CDS encoding sigma-54-dependent transcriptional regulator, with the protein MAHVLIIDADAAFAQLVAGIAEGLGHRASRAASLVEGRLLADDADVVFLAATLPDGNGVEAMPGLRALPGQPEIIVTAEGGDPDGAERAIRHGAWEWLRKPLPADRVVLPLLRVLDYRGRLPAQRPSSRLKHSIVGVSTAIRRCLDVVAEAAGSDATALVTGETGVGKELFARAIHDNSPRAAAPFVAVDCASLPRSLAGSILFGHRKGAFTGADSNRDGLVLQADGGTLFLDEVGELPLSMQKMFLRVLQEHRFRPVGGRAEITSDFRLIAATNRNLEDMAERNTFRSDLLYRMRTVVVSIPPLRERCEDVTALAGHYLPRIWARFALPEKDISPDFHETLLAYHWPGNVRELIHTLERAVLASQDAPKLFARHLPDYLRICLARAAARNGAAVPAGYKGPGGPSCLYGAGERAAPAPPGGNAADAANAADENRPASDPAPASRPSTARAGDASSTARQGGNAPSASLAAGLEQAQPDPAQSVQAQSIQTQPVQTQPAPPVSPGWGPRAPYAIYTSPHYAPSPERTASTTHTAHESMAPGNGAERPSRHGHATSGSGISHDQTDLAGLPHRGTPEADAPLPLPTAGMRTHPGPSSATAPHAVAPFADGLPRFFDFRDAQFTAYLHELMRRAEGDIRAACALSGLSRSHLYDLLRKHGVPPR; encoded by the coding sequence ATGGCCCACGTGCTGATCATCGACGCCGACGCCGCCTTCGCCCAACTGGTGGCGGGCATTGCCGAGGGGCTGGGGCACCGGGCCTCGCGCGCGGCAAGCCTGGTGGAAGGGCGCCTGCTGGCCGACGACGCCGACGTGGTCTTTCTGGCCGCCACCCTGCCCGACGGCAACGGCGTGGAGGCCATGCCCGGCCTGCGCGCCCTGCCCGGCCAGCCGGAGATCATCGTCACCGCCGAAGGGGGCGACCCGGACGGCGCGGAACGGGCCATCCGCCACGGGGCCTGGGAATGGCTGCGCAAGCCCCTGCCCGCCGACCGGGTGGTGCTGCCGCTGCTGCGCGTGCTGGACTACCGCGGTCGCCTGCCCGCCCAGCGCCCCTCGTCGCGGCTGAAGCATTCCATCGTGGGGGTCAGCACGGCCATTCGCCGCTGCCTGGACGTGGTGGCCGAAGCAGCGGGCAGCGACGCCACCGCGCTGGTCACCGGCGAAACGGGCGTGGGCAAGGAACTGTTCGCCCGGGCCATCCACGACAACAGCCCGCGCGCCGCCGCGCCCTTCGTGGCCGTGGACTGCGCCTCGCTGCCGCGTTCGCTGGCCGGGTCCATCCTGTTCGGCCACCGCAAGGGGGCCTTCACCGGGGCCGACTCCAACCGCGACGGTCTGGTGTTGCAGGCCGACGGCGGCACCCTGTTCCTGGACGAGGTGGGCGAACTGCCCCTGTCCATGCAGAAGATGTTTCTGCGCGTGTTGCAGGAACACCGCTTTCGCCCGGTGGGGGGCCGCGCGGAAATCACCAGCGATTTCCGCCTTATCGCGGCCACCAACCGCAATCTGGAAGACATGGCCGAGCGCAACACCTTTCGCAGCGACCTGTTGTACCGCATGCGCACGGTGGTGGTGAGCATTCCGCCGCTGCGAGAACGGTGCGAAGACGTCACCGCGCTGGCCGGGCACTACCTGCCGCGCATCTGGGCGCGCTTTGCCCTGCCGGAAAAGGACATTTCGCCCGACTTCCACGAAACCCTGCTGGCCTACCACTGGCCGGGCAACGTGCGCGAGCTCATCCATACCCTTGAGCGCGCGGTGCTGGCTTCGCAGGACGCGCCCAAGCTGTTCGCCCGCCACCTGCCGGACTATCTGCGCATCTGCCTGGCCCGCGCCGCCGCGCGCAACGGAGCCGCCGTCCCCGCCGGCTACAAGGGGCCGGGAGGACCGTCCTGCCTGTACGGGGCCGGGGAACGCGCCGCACCTGCACCGCCGGGCGGCAACGCAGCGGATGCGGCGAATGCCGCAGATGAAAACCGCCCCGCGAGCGACCCCGCCCCGGCGTCACGGCCATCCACAGCGCGGGCCGGTGACGCATCATCCACCGCGCGGCAAGGCGGCAACGCCCCGTCGGCCAGCTTGGCCGCCGGACTCGAACAGGCACAGCCCGACCCAGCACAATCCGTACAGGCACAATCCATACAGACACAGCCCGTACAGACACAGCCCGCGCCGCCCGTTTCGCCCGGCTGGGGGCCACGCGCGCCCTATGCCATCTACACCTCGCCCCACTATGCCCCGTCCCCGGAACGCACGGCGTCCACAACGCACACGGCACATGAAAGCATGGCCCCCGGCAACGGCGCGGAACGGCCATCACGGCACGGGCACGCCACCAGCGGGAGCGGCATTTCCCATGACCAAACCGACCTTGCCGGGCTGCCCCACCGTGGCACCCCGGAAGCTGACGCCCCCCTGCCCTTACCGACGGCGGGCATGCGCACGCACCCCGGCCCGTCCTCCGCAACCGCCCCCCATGCCGTCGCCCCCTTTGCCGACGGCCTGCCCCGCTTCTTCGACTTTCGTGATGCGCAATTCACCGCCTACCTGCACGAACTGATGCGCAGGGCCGAAGGCGACATCCGCGCGGCCTGTGCCCTGTCCGGGCTGTCCCGCTCGCACCTGTACGACCTGCTGCGCAAACACGGCGTGCCCCCCCGCTAG
- a CDS encoding peptidase U32 family protein, whose translation MTNGFTAHPHASPPDADPPAPERLALPELLAPAGDMEKMDAALRYGANAVYLGGRGPNLRAGAQGFSADELPEAARRAHAVGAHVYYCLNSLPHQRHLRDVEAAMEEAHEAGVDALIVADPGVARMARRRVPGLPLHISTQANTANAEAALFWQDMGATRVNMARELDLNGIRELVSACPGMEFEAFVHGAVCLAVSGHCLLSAWMNNRPANLGQCTHPCRFEYLGMALAVEEKTRPGEIAWEAAQDGPFHSSFWAPNDLCLVKYVRWFAAVGVAALKIEGRVKSAGYVAQVTDAYRTALDDLARRTFRHEDYLYELLNTASRPLSTGFFLPGGKRVNRGLPHDAMRRPVVARIEQPAGDGAWHVSVRAPWRAAKPLELLLPGLRRPELQPGDFRLENHKGETVDRLHPGMAGVLHCAHDGLAPGLFVRA comes from the coding sequence ATGACCAACGGTTTCACAGCTCACCCCCACGCGTCCCCGCCGGACGCGGACCCTCCCGCCCCCGAACGCCTTGCCCTGCCCGAACTGCTGGCCCCGGCGGGCGACATGGAAAAGATGGACGCGGCCCTGCGTTACGGCGCCAACGCCGTCTACCTGGGCGGGCGCGGCCCCAACCTGCGCGCGGGCGCGCAAGGCTTTTCGGCCGACGAACTGCCCGAGGCGGCCCGGCGCGCCCATGCCGTGGGCGCGCACGTCTACTACTGTCTGAACAGCCTGCCCCACCAGCGCCACCTGCGCGACGTGGAAGCCGCCATGGAAGAGGCCCACGAGGCGGGCGTGGACGCCCTGATCGTGGCCGACCCCGGCGTTGCCCGCATGGCCCGCCGCCGCGTGCCGGGCCTGCCGCTGCACATTTCCACCCAGGCCAACACCGCCAACGCAGAGGCCGCCCTGTTCTGGCAGGACATGGGCGCCACCCGCGTGAACATGGCGCGCGAACTGGACCTGAACGGCATCCGCGAACTGGTCAGCGCCTGCCCCGGCATGGAATTCGAGGCCTTCGTGCACGGTGCCGTGTGCCTTGCCGTGTCCGGGCACTGCCTGCTTTCCGCCTGGATGAACAACCGCCCGGCCAACCTTGGCCAGTGCACCCACCCCTGCCGCTTCGAATACCTGGGCATGGCCCTGGCCGTGGAAGAAAAGACCCGCCCCGGCGAAATCGCGTGGGAGGCGGCGCAGGACGGTCCGTTCCATTCCAGCTTCTGGGCGCCCAACGACCTGTGCCTGGTGAAGTACGTGCGCTGGTTTGCCGCCGTGGGCGTGGCCGCGCTGAAGATAGAAGGCCGGGTGAAGAGCGCGGGCTACGTGGCCCAGGTGACCGACGCCTACCGCACCGCGCTGGACGACCTGGCCCGGCGCACCTTCCGGCACGAGGATTACCTGTACGAACTGCTGAACACCGCCAGCAGGCCGCTTTCCACCGGCTTTTTCCTGCCCGGCGGCAAACGCGTGAACCGGGGCCTGCCGCACGACGCCATGCGCCGCCCGGTGGTGGCGCGCATCGAGCAGCCTGCGGGCGACGGCGCGTGGCACGTATCCGTGCGCGCCCCGTGGCGCGCCGCAAAGCCCCTGGAACTGCTGCTGCCCGGCCTGCGCAGGCCGGAACTGCAACCCGGCGACTTCCGGCTGGAAAACCACAAGGGCGAGACCGTGGACCGGCTGCACCCCGGCATGGCGGGGGTGCTGCACTGCGCCCACGACGGCCTTGCGCCGGGCCTGTTCGTGCGGGCCTGA